In Humulus lupulus chromosome 6, drHumLupu1.1, whole genome shotgun sequence, a single genomic region encodes these proteins:
- the LOC133785746 gene encoding uncharacterized protein LOC133785746, which translates to MEAYLQGQDLWEIVKGNEVTQLEDAAALKKWKIKVGKALFAIRTTVEDEMLEHIRESKTPKEAWDTFTSLFTKKNDVRLQLLENKLLSITQRDMTISQYFTKIKSLCREISALDSTAGMSDSRIRRIIIHELKAEYRSFIAEIQGWPSQPSPTELENLLADQEALAKQLSGVSIKSDEEALFSSK; encoded by the coding sequence ATGGAGGCATATCTCCAAGGCCAAGACTTGTGGGAGATCGTTAAAGGCAACGAGGTCACACAACTAGAGGATGCAGCTGCTCTAAAGAAATGGAAGATTAAGGTTGGAAAAGCATTGTTTGCTATTCGGACCACAGTCGAAGATGAAATGTTGGAGCACATCAGGGAATCGAAGACACCGAAGGAAGCATGGGATACTTTCACATCATTATTCACAAAGAAGAATGATGTGAGATTGCAACTTCTAGAGAACAAGCTTCTCTCTATCACACAACGTGACATGACGATCAGCCAATACTTTACCAAGATAAAATCTCTTTGTCGCGAAATCTCTGCATTAGACTCTACTGCTGGTATGTCAGACTCCAGAATTAGAAGAATTATTATTCATGAATTAAAAGCTGAATATAGAAGTTTTATTGCCGAAATACAAGGTTGGCCAAGCCAACCTTCTCCTACTGAATTAGAAAACTTGCTAGCTGACCAAGAAGCGTTGGCTAAGCAATTGTCTGGAGTCTCGATAAAGAGTGACGAAGAAGCACTCTTTAGTAGTAAATAA